A genomic region of Epinephelus moara isolate mb chromosome 23, YSFRI_EMoa_1.0, whole genome shotgun sequence contains the following coding sequences:
- the LOC126384720 gene encoding histone H4-like — MEISCFYCEGAPAVLNYVRRKHVCTDTVLPSIISRNKLDSDKMSGRGKGGKGLGKGGAKRHRKVLRDNIQGITKPAIRRLARRGGVKRISGLIYEETRGVLKVFLENVIRDAVTYTEHAKRKTVTAMDVVYALKRQGRTLYGFGG, encoded by the coding sequence ATGGAGATTTCCTGCTTCTATTGTGAAGGCGCACCAGCGGTGCTCAACTACGTCCGCAGAAAGCATGTATGTACTGATACTGTCTTGCCGAGTATCATCAGTCGGAACAAACTAGATTCAGACAAGATGAGTGGTCGCGGCAAGGGAGGCAAAGGACTCGGTAAAGGAGGCGCAAAGCGTCACCGTAAAGTTCTCCGTGATAACATCCAGGGAATCACCAAACCCGCCATCCGCCGTCTGGCTCGCCGCGGCGGTGTGAAGCGTATCTCCGGTCTCATCTACGAGGAGACCCGCGGTGTGCTCAAGGTCTTCCTGGAGAACGTTATCCGTGACGCCGTCACCTACACCGAGCACGCCAAGAGGAAGACGGTCACCGCCATGGATGTGGTGTATGCTCTCAAGAGGCAGGGCCGCACCCTGTACGGCTTCGGAGGTTAA